The proteins below come from a single Chrysoperla carnea chromosome 1, inChrCarn1.1, whole genome shotgun sequence genomic window:
- the LOC123306097 gene encoding DNA polymerase theta-like, translating into MNSSKESLDNSINDINFSQEIFKRLRRSKKRKSSNCVLTKCRNIGLSKKNGISNETRSKTSQKTHSNIIHDNSNASSSIVSTQQLQKLESWGLPPGVLAKYEERGIKEMFPWQVECLSNIKILNEHANLVYSAPTSAGKTLVAEILAIKTVLERQRKVLIILPFVSVVREKMFYFQDIFRSNGVRVEGFMGSYNPPGGFSKVQVAICTIEKANNIVNRLLEDNNIEEIGAVVIDELHLLGDPSRGYLLELLLTKLLYISKKKPEFKIQIIGMSATLPNLSSLSTWLNAELFKTDFRPIPLLEQCYMNGVLYDSKIAVIRKIEPHPDIPKDMDNIIQFCLETIYCSCSVLIFCSAKNWCETLAQQISSTFRQLGRSESPLGVCLREQLKTNSIIEVLEQLKRCPVGLDTILKITVSFGVAFHHAGLTIDERDIIEGGFRNGAIRVLVATSTLSAGVNLPARRVIIRSPMFGGKPMDTLTYRQMIGRAGRMGKDTAGESILICQKNEKYAAEQLLSGNLKPISSCLEGSGRLKRAILEVIASGVAISPNDVKLFTECTLLASSEIFDEIENPIEETVHFLLRNEFIRLQKSETNQMQYVATSLAKACLSSAMPPEEGLTLFAELEKARQCFVLESELHIIYLVTPYSACNQWGTIDWMFYQSLWDELSQADQRVGELIGISESYIARAMSGRINNSKSQHRLHIHRRFYVALALRELVEEVPLATVAEKYKCNRGLLQSLQQSASTFAGMVTAFSKQLGWSSVELLVSQFQDRLQFGVSRELLDLARMPSLNGICARLLFNAGIETIVILASTDVCTLENILTRALPFERENDGETDYEKRKKLKTVWISGKNGLTEREAAEMLIIEARNFLKYEMGIAEAKWDTEVSSNSTQIETADTLDTSTKLYVSLNSITQASKNSTQNTSDNLNENVIDNSKSLTSKTFEVEKTLENMNENLNDNVIDNSDLSTSKTQEITPAIIDNSLPRTFVLEENKENHSELVQNSLPRTFVLENNEMKIINNICADENSKSTSSKTNQSVDTVLEKINETNTIENVQFNSKIFESDSTFDNICIAGHFSPRSNPEKGETKINESKLFGNDEIHSKMFESDSMFNNICVAENSKSTSSETNQNVNTILGRINESKTTENAQFNSNNISIAGNLESKTTTPRNKQSPTKSETKIIEYKPFENDKINSKMFESDSIFNNISAAENLVPKQTSQIDGAKLNESKPFENVEINSKMFESESMLDNICITEVSEQKSIPSGSIHGPNMSELQRSTENHEIIIRNFESESMSENVSTKEGKKVLESNSTPPVTKSNNSSFQTPDSFNDGIFDETPSVLNRVQLCAEEFAKASDYYVLENNFSSNIEFNISGMNLKTAKSYNWSTLDNAQLTDLENNKTVLNDTNKSGSLFDESILITSNICQILDNQIENQLKNNLDSKEELQVDENHLKNSFLEQAFDSFTISNNSKSLDDDIVLNSNDESMESPCFDRTGKSTSKLHENTKRKLLLINKTMKSVIVTNNKRVLKTINKDKKDQIETIKHNKDKIETVNSPMACEKFIKSKSEIGNRMIRYRSGLKNENSNTKKVNRFVINDRQVIGFSVYCEYNIVYFFSLSADAFVPENEILEFFQKLFLNKELTVYQFDAKEQIKLLLQLNFSIQCKYLDPKIIEWLFDPENRAQSFHNLIRNYSPELKDLAKSAGKSNYQESIALNIDSSISGKLRSATEALCTWHVIEAQQSKIIQQKWNMKKILDVEMGTIICLANMEVIGFGVNTEQLDQILSIVQEKMADIETECYSLVGRHFSLASSTEVAKVLKFAKTRTKVSTNKQVLEKLENPLAALIILWRKLNAILTKTLFPVLREINGSRIYCCSDSFNATGRITMYEPSLQSIPRDFEIPINDSILMLSVRSAFVPKDGYVLISADYCQLELRLLAYFSKDKRLCAIMHSDDDVFQLIAAKWNRIPIDEVDDVTRNRAKQLCYGIIYGMGVKTLSDQLEIDENQATEMIESFKNTYPKIRDFIEATIENCRKVGYVETLYGRRRYLEHINKSNSLKSQAERQAVNTTIQGSAADIAKTAMVRIHKTLQEQYDETENVANLVLHMHDELIYEAKITELNSVMVIIKHCMESAVHLSVPFPVKIKYGYSWGEMEVVDNVAEHRSR; encoded by the exons atgAATTCTTCAAAAGAATCCTTAGACAATTCAATTAACGATATTAATTTTTCCCAAGAAATTTTCAAGCGTCTTCGACgatctaaaaaaagaaaaagttcaaACTGTGTGTTAACAAAGTGTCGAAATATCGGATTATCTAAAAAGAATggaatttcaaatgaaacccgATCGAAAACGAGCCAAAAAACTCATTCGAATATCATACACGATAACTCGAATGCATCATCATCGATTGTATCAACtcaacaattacaaaaattagaatCATGGGGTCTTCCACCAGGAGTTCTAGCGAAGTACGAGGAACGAGGTATCAAAGAAATGTTTCCGTGGCAAGTTGAGTGTCTGagtaatatcaaaattttaaatgagcaTGCAAATTTAGTGTATTCAGCTCCAACATCGGCTGGTAAAACTCTTGTTGCTGAAATTCTCGCAATTAAAACTGTTTTAGAAAGACAacgaaaagttttaataatctTGCCGTTTGTCTCAGTTGTACGAGAAAAAATGTtctattttcaagatatttttcgATCGAACGGTGTACGCGTTGAAGGTTTTATGGGTTCGTATAATCCTCCAGGTGGTTTTTCGAAAGTACAAGTTGCAATTTGTACGATTGAAAAAGCGAATAACATCGTAAATCGTTTGTTAGAAGATAATAATATCGAGGAAATCGGGGCAGTTGTTATCGATGAATTACATTTATTAGGGGATCCAAGTCGTGGATATTTACTAGAATTACTCCTaactaaattactttatatatcgAAGAAAAAACccgaatttaaaattcaaataatcggTATGTCGGCAACGTTACCGAATTTAAGTTCACTCTCAACATGGTTAAATGCCGAACTGtttaaaactgattttcgacCAATACCATTACTCGAACAATGTTACATGAATGGAGTACTTTATGATTCGAAAATTGCGgtaattcgaaaaatcgaaccACATCCAGACATACCGAAAGATATGGACAATATTATCCAATTCTGTCTCGAAACAATTTATTGTTCGTGttcggttttaattttttgttcggcAAAAAATTGGTGTGAAACATTAGCACAACAAATTTCGAGTACATTTCGACAGCTTGGTCGTTCCGAATCACCGTTGGGTGTATGTTTACGTGAACAATTAAAAACCAATTCGATTATCGAGGTTTTAGAACAGTTAAAACGTTGTCCAGTCGGTTTGGatacgattttaaaaataaccgtGTCTTTTGGAGTGGCTTTCCATCATGCCGGTTTAACAATCGATGAACGTGATATAATCGAAGGGGGATTTCGTAACGGAGCCATTCGAGTACTGGTAGCGACATCCACACTCTCAGCAGGGGTTAATCTTCCAGCAAGACGTGTTATAATACGTTCCCCAATGTTTGGTGGGAAACCAATGGACACGTTAACATATCGACAAATGATCGGTCGTGCTGGAAGAATGGGAAAAGATACTGCAGGGGAAAGTATACTTATATGCCAGAAAAATGAGAAATATGCCGCAGAACAATTACTTTCGGGGAACCTTAAACCGATTTCGAGTTGCTTAGAAGGTTCTGGACGTTTGAAACGTGCCATTCTTGAAGTAATCGCAAGTGGGGTTGCAATTTCACCAAATGATGTTAAATTATTCACCGAATGCACTTTACTAGCGTCCAGTGAAATTTTCGATGAAATTGAGAATCCAATCGAGGAGACCGTACATTTTTTATTACGCAACGAATTTATTCGCTTACAAAAAAGCGAAACAAATCAAATGCAATATGTTGCGACGTCCCTTGCAAAAGCATGTTTATCATCCGCTATGCCGCCGGAAGAAGGCTTAACGTTATTTGCTGAGCTAGAAAAAGCAAGACAATGTTTTGTTCTCGAATCGGAGTTACATATCATCTATCTGGTTACTCCGTACAGTGCTTGCAATCAATGGGGAACTATTGATTGGATGTTCTATCAGAGTTTATGGGACGAATTATCGCAAGCAGATCAACGGGTTGGCGAATTAATTGGTATCAGTGAGAGTTACATTGCTCGTGCCATGTCTGGGCGGATAAATAACTCAAAATCTCAGCATCGCTTGCATATACATCGTCGATTCTATGTTGCGCTGGCACTTCGGGAATTAGTTGAAGAAGTACCGCTTGCGACAGTTGCTgagaaatataaatgtaatcGAGGTTTATTGCAATCGCTACAACAATCGGCGTCAACTTTTGCGGGAATGGTGACAGCGTTTAGTAAGCAGTTAGGTTGGAGTAGCGTGGAATTATTGGTCTCACAATTCCAGGATCGTTTACAATTCGGGGTCAGTCGTGAATTACTCGATTTAGCTCGAATGCCATCGCTTAATGGAATCTGTGCCCGATTATTATTTAACGCGGGTATCGAAACGATTGTTATACTTGCATCGACCGATGTATGTACTTTAGAGAATATTCTAACGAGAGCTCTCCCCTTCGAAAGGGAAAACGATGGAGAAACAGATTACGAGaaacgtaaaaaattaaaaaccgttTGGATTAGTGGGAAAAATGGTTTAACCGAACGTGAAGCGGCTGAAATGTTAATTATTGAGGCAcggaatttcttaaaatatgagATGGGTATTGCTGAAGCTAAATGGGATACGGAAGTTAGTTCGAATTCGACACAAATCGAAACTGCGGATACACTTGATACGTCAACGAAACTTTATGTTAGTTTAAATTCGATTACGCAAGCATCGAAAAATTCAACGCAAAACACAAGCGATAATCTTAATGAGAATGTAATCGATAATTCTAAATCATTAACATCGAAAACTTTCGAAGTAGAAAAGACTTTGGAAAACATGAATGAAAATCTAAATGATAATGTAATCGATAATTCTGATTTATCAACATCGAAGACACAAGAAATTACTCCCGCGATAATTGATAATTCTTTACCTCGAACCTTTGTACtagaagaaaataaagaaaaccatTCCGAACTTGTTCAAAATTCGTTACCTCGaacttttgttttagaaaataatgaaatgaaaattatcaacaatATTTGTGCAGATGAGAATTCGAAATCTACTTCCTCGAAAACTAATCAAAGCGTCGATAcggttttggaaaaaataaatgaaacaaataccatcgaaaatgtacaatttaattcgaaaatatttgaatctgATTCCACGTTCGACAATATTTGTATAGCTGGACACTTTTCCCCAAGAAGTAATCCTGAAAAGggcgaaacaaaaataaatgaatcgaAACTTTTTGGAAACGATGAAATTCATTCTAAAATGTTTGAATCGGATTCCATGTTCAACAACATTTGTGTAGCTGAGAATTCGAAATCTACTTCCTCGGAAACTAATCAAAACGTCAATACGATTCTGGGAAGGATAAATGAATCTAAAACCACCGAAAATGCACAATTTAATTCGAACAATATTTCTATAGCGGGAAATTTAGAATCGAAAACAACTACCCCAAGAAATAAACAAAGTCCTACAAAGagcgaaacaaaaataattgaatacaaaCCTTTCGAAAACGATAAAATCAATTCGAAAATGTTTGAATCTGACTCCATATTCAACAATATTTCTGCAGCAGAGAATTTAGTACCGAAGCAAACCTCACAAATCGATGgagcaaaattaaatgaatCTAAACCTTTCGAAAATGTTGAAATCAACTCAAAAATGTTTGAATCTGAATCTATGTtggataatatttgtataactgAAGTTTCTGAACAGAAATCAATCCCTTCTGGAAGCATTCATGGCCCCAATATGTCCGAATTGCAACGATCTACAGAAAATCATGAAATCATCATCCGAAATTTTGAATCTGAATCCATGTCCGAAAATGTTTCTACAAAAGAAGGCAAAAAAGTTTTGGAATCAAATTCAACTCCTCCCGTTActaaatcaaataattcatcGTTTCAAACTCCAGATAGTTTTAATGATGGAATATTCGACGAAACTCCATCGGTTTTGAATCGTGTACAACTTTGTGCCGAAGAATTTGCTAAAGCTAGTGATTATTACgtgttagaaaataatttttcgtcaaacatagaatttaatatttctggtatgaatttaaaaacagCAAAAAGTTATAATTGGTCGACATTGGATAACGCACAATTAACcgatttggaaaataataagaCCGTATTGAATGATACAAATAAGAGTGGAAGTTTATTCGACGAAAGTATATTAATTACTTCgaatatttgtcaaattttagATAATCAAATCGAAaaccaattgaaaaataacttaGACTCGAAAGAAGAATTACAAGTTGATGAAAATCacctaaaaaattcatttttagagCAAGCATTTGATAGttttacaatttcaaataattcgAAAAGTTTAGACGATGACATTGTATTAAATTCGAACGATGAATCCATGGAGAGTCCATGTTTCGATCGAACGGGAAAATCAACGTccaaattacatgaaaatactaaaagaaaattattgttaattaacaaaacaatGAAAAGTGTAATAGTGACAAATAATAAAcgtgttttaaaaacaatt aataaagataaaaaagatcaaattgagacaataaaacacaataaagataaaattgagACAGTAAATTCACCaa TGgcttgtgaaaaatttattaagagtAAAAGTGAAATTGGAAATCGTATGATACGGTATCGTAGtggattgaaaaatgaaaattcaaatacGAAGAAAGTGAATCGATTTGTAATTAATGATCGTCAAGTAATTGGATTTTCCGTGTATTGTGAAtataatattgtgtattttttttcgcTGAGCGCAGACGCATTTGTacctgaaaatgaaatattggaattttttcaaaaattatttttgaacaaggAATTAACTGTTTATCAATTCGATGCCAAAGAAcagattaaattattgttacagttaaacttttctattcaatgtaaatatcttgatccaaaaattattgaatggcTTTTTGATCCAGAAAATCGGGCACAAAGTTTTCATAATTTG aTTCGAAATTATTCACCCGAATTGAAAGATTTAGCAAAATCAGCTGGAAAAAGTAATTATCAAGAAAGTATCGCATTGAACATCGATAGTTCTATATCTGGAAAATTAAGATCGGCCACGGAAGCACTCTGCACTTGGCATGTAATTGAAGCACAACAATCGAAAATCATCCAACAGAAATGgaacatgaagaaaattttagatgtGGAAATGGGTACGATCATATGTTTAGCAAATATGGAAGTGATTGGATTTGGTGTGAATACTGAACAATTGGATCAGATATTGTCAATTGTTCAAGAAAAAATGGCGGACATAGAAACCGAATGTTATTCATTAGTGGGCAGACATTTCTCACTGGCATCATCAACGGAGGTGGCGAAA GTATTAAAATTTGCCAAAACCCGTACGAAAGTCTCAACGAATAAACAAgtattagaaaaattagaaaatccaCTGGCGGCGCTAATAATATTATGGAGGAAATTAAACGCAATTCTAACAAAAACATTGTTTCCAGTGTTGCGTGAAATTAACGGATCTCGAATCTATTGTTGTAGCGATAGCTTTAACGCAACCGGACGAATCACAATGTACGAACCGAGTTTACAAAGTATACCGCGAGACTTTGAGATCCCGATCAATGATTCGATATTAATGTTAAGTGTTCGAAGTGCATTTGTACCGAAAGATGGATATGTGTTAATTTCAGCCGATTACTGTCAGTTAGAATTACGTTTGCTGGCATATTTTTCGAAGGATAAACGATTGTGTGCGATTATGCATTCGGATGATGATGTCTTTCAATTAATCGCTGCTAAATGGAATCGAATTCCAATTGATGAG GTGGACGATGTTACACGAAATCGAGCGAAACAATTATGTTACGGAATTATTTATGGTATGGGTGTGAAAACTTTAAGTGATCAATTGGAAATCGATGAAAATCAAGCGACCGAAATGatagaatcatttaaaaatacttatccGAAAATACGTGATTTTATTGAGGCTACCATTGAGAATTGTCGTAAAGTGGGTTATGTTGAAACGTTATACGGACGTCGCAGATATTTGGAACATATCAACAAATCAAATTCCTTGAAAA GTCAAGCAGAACGGCAAGCTGTCAATACAACAATTCAAGGATCTGCAGCGGATATTGCAAAAACAGCAATGGTTCGAATTCATAAAACTTTACAGGAGCAATACGATGAAACGGAAAATGTCGCTAATTTAGTTCTACATATGCACGATGAATTAATTTACGAAGCGAAAATAACCGAATTAAATTCGGTTATGGTCATTATTAAACATTGTATGGAATCCGCTGTACATTTATCTGTTCCGTTTCctgtgaaaattaaatatggtTATTCGTGGGGTGAAATGGAGGTTGTTGATAATGTAGCAGAACATCGAAGTCGGTAA